The Streptomyces sp. NBC_00510 genomic interval CGCGGTCTCCAAGGCGCTGTGGAAGACGGCGAGCTGCGCCGCGATGGAGGGGTGGCCGGGCTCGTCGGCGCACGCGAAGTGCGACCACAGCCCGGTGACCTTGACCAGGCCCTCGGTCTCGGCGGCGCGGGCGGCGGCGACGAGGTCGGGCCACTCCGCGGGCTGGGCGCCGTTGCGGCCCAGGCCCGTGTCGGCCTTCAGCTGGACGCGCGCGGTCCGGCCCGCGGCCGCGGCGGCCTCCGAGACCTCGCGCAGCGCCCACAGCGCGCTGACCGTCACGTCGACGTCCGCCTCCACGGCGGCCCGCCAGGGCCCTCCCGGCGTCCACAGCCAGCACAGCACGGGGGCCGTGATCCCGGCTGCGCGCAGGGCCAGCGCCTCGTCGGGCGTCGCCGTGCCGAGCCAGCCCGCGCCCGCCTCGAGGGCGGCCCGGGCACACGGCACCATCCCGTGGCCGTAGGCGTCCGCCTTGACCACGGCCATCAGCCCGGAGCGGGGCGCGCGGGCGCGCAGCGCCGCGACGTTGGACCGCAGGGCGGCGAGGTCGATCGTGGCCTGGGCGCGCAGATTCGTCTCATCCATCGCGCCCAGTGTCTCAGGCCGGCCCTGTGCCGCCGTCACGTGGCGGGTTTCCTGCCCCACACGTACACCGCCTCCTGGAGCTTCAGGACGTTCCACAGCAGGCGCGCGTTGCGGTTGGACAGGTTGATGCAGCCGTGCGATCCGGGCGCCTTGTAGACGCTCCCGGGAGTGGCGTGCATCGCCTGGCCGCCGCTGAAGAACTGGCTGTAGGGCATCGGCGCGTCGTAGATGTCGGAGACATGGTCCTTGTGGCGCCAGAAGACGGAGAAACGGCCGGTGCGGGTGAGGTAACCGGTACGGCCGCTGCGGATGGCGACCGGGCCGAAGACGACCTTGGTGCTGCTGCTCTG includes:
- the alr gene encoding alanine racemase, with the translated sequence MDETNLRAQATIDLAALRSNVAALRARAPRSGLMAVVKADAYGHGMVPCARAALEAGAGWLGTATPDEALALRAAGITAPVLCWLWTPGGPWRAAVEADVDVTVSALWALREVSEAAAAAGRTARVQLKADTGLGRNGAQPAEWPDLVAAARAAETEGLVKVTGLWSHFACADEPGHPSIAAQLAVFHSALETAERAGLRPEVRHMANSPATLTLPEAHFDLVRTGVAMYGISPVPQVGGPADFGLRPVMTLSARLASAKRVPGGHGVSYGHHYTTPGETTLALVPVGYADGIPRHASGTGPVLVAGKWRTVAGRVAMDQFVVDLGGDGADAGDEAVLFGPGDRGEPTAEDWARAAGTIAYEIVTRIGTRVPRVYVGT